In Cataglyphis hispanica isolate Lineage 1 chromosome 22, ULB_Chis1_1.0, whole genome shotgun sequence, a single window of DNA contains:
- the LOC126857718 gene encoding insulin-like peptide receptor isoform X1 → MRTRKSLLPIVLLCVTVVGLAICQEKRWSKPTTKHRDKSAKGKYDPDYADKTREEDSEESYYDPSFATGYKPGFLDKLAAYRNNRAIDNSRSTDVGFKNNQQSSQSSNLPKLHMKSSEEVGREKGRRYKNVTIADGICQSIDIRNSVNFFSILRDCRVIEGFLQIVLIENNTEADFENVTFPELREITGYFLLYRVDGLKTLSKLFPNLEVIRGDILLTDYAFMIYEMKNLQEIGLTSLTRISRGGVRIEKNPALCFTNTLNWSLIVPAGENFIKDNTNERNCPHMKGCSQCPGGYCWTAQHCQLLERSACHEQCLGKCYGPSDSECYVCKHFRHDGRCIESCPPNLFAYLSRRCISKDECQKMNQFRRFSKTDETWRPFNDSCVTQCPDGFEDDIDEKNATTCRICTGQCRKIGNGAIIRHISDAQSFRGITVVKGALEFQIRNGNPNIMNELADAFGLIEEITEYVKITHSFPITSLDFFKKLKVIKGEILDINNASFVVLDNPNLSSLFPSSQNITIERGRLFFHYNPKLCLSKIEQFGKTVNITNFTDLEVQPESNGDKVACNIVNINITIKKRAADYVVLSWDSYKPSEGQQLLNYLLNYIETENKNVIYEANACGNNTWQTVDVGTSSWNSTVSKHITNLKPYTNYAAYVKTFTARNKNSFISPVGQSEIIFFRTKSAIPSVPTNVSTTVISDSEILLKWAPPVYPNGPIGYYMISGTFQPDDEKDLIESRDYCTDTLVSETEKEEIHEVTIKTPLISNPNSCCFKDTNAKLAISKQFEIFCHMNMTISYLSPGWKDYCVFNTYNSPDSKFYDLTNNLSSSQERQKTGINVSSTTTGSNIAINHIDDEVFVYNVTAGNNSYHLKNLRHYSLYIITIAACGVKMDDDMPMCSSIQYANARTKMRPNADDIHNVKVHVSNDTIVEVIWESVKNPNSFTVSHTIEYTNLDVKDAKKSTECIRRTYTGRKERYNNHYIKNLSPGRYSLRIRSTSLAGDGTFTNVIYFSIGLSDHSQIILATLLTLVVLLVAIIVVALLIKNHQKKRTQERLIASVNPPNYITETKYVIDSWEVPRENVEILEELGLGNFGMVYRGYLHGTVQVAIKTISENASQREKNEFLNEASVMKNFSTWHIIKLLGVVSMGNPPFVIMELMENGDLKTYLRRIRDTQMVPDASRIMRMAAEIADGMAYLESKKFVHRDLAARNCMVSKDLVCKIGDFGMARDIYETDYYKIGKKGLLPIRWMAPENLSDGVFTSDSDVWSFGVVLYEILTLAEIPYQGFSNEEVLHHVLRKGVLHIPRNCPETIQKIMEKCFKWRPSERPTFMEIVAELEPFLNQDFCEKSFYHSDEGIEIRSLGIKKVYHNAAPIRFHWGHETARWVKDFEDNVTLLDQMKAGTSRGRIFKNGFQHFGNVTNFEDVPLDR, encoded by the exons ATGAGGACGAGGAAGTCGTTGCTGCCGATAGTTCTGCTGTGCGTCACGGTGGTGGGCCTGGCGATCTGCCAGGAGAAGAGATGGTCCAAGCCGACCACGAAGCACCGGGATAAAAGCGCCAAGGGCAAGTACGATCCCGATTACGCGGACAAGACGAGGGAGGAGGATTCCGAGGAGTCTTACTACGATCCAAGCTTCGCCACAGGCTACAAACCTGGCTTCCTAGATAAGCTGGCCGCTTATAGAAACAACAGAGCCATCGACAACTCCAg ATCCACGGATGTCGGGTTCAAGAACAATCAGCAGTCTAGTCAGTCGTCGAATCTGCCCAAGCTGCACATGAAATCGAGCGAGGAGGTGGGACGTGAGAAGGGACGGCGATACAAGAACGTGACTATCGCGGACGGCATTTGCCAGAGCATAGATATCAGGAATAGCGTTAACTTCTTCTCGATATTAAGGGATTGCCGCGTTATCGAGGGCTTCCTTCAGATCGTATTGATCGAGAACAATACCGAGGCGGATTTCGAGAACGTCACTTTCCCGGAATTGCGAGAGATCACCGGCTATTTTCTTCTGTATCGCGTGGACGGTCTGAAGACCCTCAGCAAACTTTTCCCGAATCTCGAGGTCATTCGGGGTGACATACTCCTCACGGATTACGCCTTCATGATTTACGAGATGAAGAACTTGCAAGAG ATCGGTCTCACTAGTCTGACGAGGATCTCTCGGGGCGGTGTACGCATTGAGAAGAATCCCGCTCTCTGCTTCACGAATACTTTAAATTGGAGCCTCATCGTGCCAGCCGGCGAGAATTTCATTAAAGACAACACAAATGAACGGAATTGCCCGCACATGAAAG gatGCTCTCAATGTCCTGGCGGTTATTGCTGGACCGCTCAACATTGTCAATTATTGGAGAGGTCAGCATGTCACGAACAATGCCTCGGAAAATGTTACGGTCCCAGCGACAGTGAATGCTACGTGTGTAAACATTTCCGACATGACGGAAGATGCATCGAAAGCTGTCCGCCTAACTT ATTCGCGTATTTGTCAAGACGCTGCATCAGCAAGGACGAATGCCAGAAGATGAACCAGTTCAGAAGATTTTCTAAAACTGATGAAACGTGGCGGCCTTTCAACGATTCTTGCGTCACTCAATGTCCTGACGGTTTCGAGGATGATATCGACGAGAAGAAT GCAACAACCTGTCGGATTTGTACAGGCCAGTGCCGTAAGATCGGAAACGGCGCTATCATACGTCACATTTCGGACGCTCAGAGTTTTCGCGGTATAACGGTGGTTAAAGGCGCCCTAGAGTTTCAAATAAGAAACGGAAATCCGAATATAATGAACGAACTGGCGGACGCGTTTGGTTTAATTGAGGAGATAACAGAATATGTGAAGATAACGCATTCCTTCCCGATCACGTCGTTGGACTTCTTCAAGAAGCTCAAGGTGATCAAGGGTGAAATTTTGGACATTAATAACGCGAGCTTCGTAGTCCTGGACAATCCGAATCTCTCTTCGCTCTTTCCGTCGtctcaaaatataacaatagaaAGAGGCAGACTATTCTTCCATTACAATCCCAAGCTCTGTCTCTCAAAGATAGAGCAATTCGGTAAAACGGTAAACATCACCAATTTCACAGATCTTGAAGTACAACCGGAATCGAATGGTGACAAGGTGGCCTGTaacattgttaatataaatattacgataaaaaagcGAGCCGCAGATTACGTGGTTCTGAGTTGGGACAGCTACAAGCCATCAGAAGGCCAACAGTTGCTTAATTATctactaaattatatagaaaccGAGAACAAGAATGTAATATACGAGGCGAATGCTTGTGGTAATAACACATGGCAGACCGTAGACGTTGGTACATCTAGCTGGAACTCGACCGTTTCGAAGCATATTACGAATTTGAAACCATACACCAACTACGCCGCGTACGTAAAAACATTCACAGCAAGAAACAAGAATTCCTTTATAAGTCCGGTTGGTCAGTCGGAGATTATCTTCTTCCGAACGAAGAGCGCGATACCCTCAGTGCCGACGAATGTGAGCACGACCGTAATAAGTGACAGCGAGATTCTGCTTAAGTGGGCTCCGCCAGTGTATCCAAACGGTCCCATAGGTTATTATATGATCTCCGGTACGTTTCAACCAGATGACGAGAAGGATCTGATCGAGTCCCGGGATTATTGCACTGACACCTTAGTCAGCGAAACCGAGAAGGAAGAGATACACGAAGTGACGATTAAGACTCCGCTTATCTCGAATCCTAATTCCTGCTGCTTTAAAGACACGAACGCGAAGCTTGCGATTTCTAAGCAGTTCGAGATATTCTGCCACATGAATATGACCATCAGTTACTTGTCACCCGGCTGGAAGGATTATTGCGTCTTCAATACGTACAACTCGCCAGATAGTAAATTTTACGATCTGACAAATAATTTGTCCTCCTCgcaagagagacagaaaacGGGAATCAACGTCTCTTCAACCACCACAGGTAGTAATATCGCGATCAATCATATAGATGACGAAGTATTCGTATATAATGTCACTGCTGGAAATAATTCGTATCACTTGAAGAATTTACGTCACTATTCTTTATACATCATCACAATCGCCGCATGTGGCGTGAAGATGGATGACGATATGCCGATGTGTTCGTCTATTCAATACGCGAACGCTCGAACTAAAATGCGACCGAACGCGGATGACATTCATAATGTGAAGGTCCATGTTTCGAACGACACGATAGTCGAAGTCATTTGGGAATCGGTCAAGAATCCGAATTCATTCACAGTCTCCCATACCATTGAGTATACGAATTTAGACGTGAAGGACGCGAAGAAAAGCACCGAATGCATACGTAGAACGTACACCGGTCGTAAGGAGAGATATAACAATCATTATATCAAGAATCTTAGTCCAGGTAGATACAGTCTGAGAATACGCTCTACTTCGCTGGCGGGTGATGGCACCTTCACCAACGTGATTTACTTCTCCATCGGTCTATCGGACCACAGTCAGATAATATTGGCGACGCTGCTGACCCTAGTTGTGTTACTCGTCGCTATAATCGTAGTGGCGCTCCTTATCAAGAATCATCAAAAGAAACGTACGCAGGAGCGATTGATAGCCAGTGTGAATCCTCCAAATTATATTACGGAGACCAAGTACGTCATTGACAGTTGGGAAGTGCCGAGGGAAAACGTTGAGATCCTGGAAGAGCTTGGTTTGGGTAACTTCGGCATGGTATATCGGGGTTATTTGCACGGCACCGTGCAAGTGGCCATCAAGACGATCTCCGAAAACGCCAGTCAGCGGGAGAAGAACGAGTTCCTGAACGAGGCATCGGTCATGAAGAACTTCTCGACGTGGCACATCATCAAACTCTTAGGCGTGGTCTCCATGGGCAATCCGCCGTTCGTCATCATGGAGCTTATGGAGAACGGCGATTTGAAGACGTATCTACGTAGGATACGTGACACCCAAATGGTACCCGATGCGTCCAGGATAATGAGAATGGCAGCGGAGATCGCCGACGGTATGGCCTATCTCGAATCGAAAAAATTTGTCCATCGCGATCTGGCCGCGCGCAACTGCATGGTGTCGAAGGATCTCGTTTGCAAGATCGGTGATTTTGGTATGGCAAGGGACATTTACGAGACCGATTACTACAAGATCGGCAAGAAGGGCTTGCTGCCAATACGCTGGATGGCGCCGGAGAATCTTTCCGACGGTGTGTTTACGTCTGACTCGGATGTGTGGTCTTTCGGCGTCGTTTTGTACGAGATACTTACCCTCGCCGAGATACCATATCAGGGTTTCTCGAACGAGGAGGTGTTACATCATGTGTTGCGCAAGGGCGTGCTACACATACCACGTAACTGTCCAGAGACCATACAGAAGATTATGGAGAAGTGCTTTAAATGGCGGCCAAGTGAACGTCCTACCTTCATGGAGATTGTCGCCGAACTGGAGCCATTTTTGAATCAGGACTTTTGCGAAAAGTCCTTCTACCATTCGGACGAGGGGATCGAGATACGCAGTCTCGGCATCAAAAAGGTCTACCATAATGCCGCGCCGATTCGATTTCACTGGGGTCACGAGACCGCCAGATGGGTGAAGGACTTCGAGGACAATGTGACGCTGCTCGATCAGATGAAGGCGGGCACCAGTCGCGGGCGGATCTTCAAGAATGGTTTCCAGCACTTTGGTAATGTAACTAACTTCGAGGACGTTCCGCTTGATCGATGA
- the LOC126857718 gene encoding insulin-like peptide receptor isoform X2 encodes MRTRKSLLPIVLLCVTVVGLAICQEKRWSKPTTKHRDKSAKGKYDPDYADKTREEDSEESYYDPSFATGYKPGFLDKLAAYRNNRAIDNSRSTDVGFKNNQQSSQSSNLPKLHMKSSEEVGREKGRRYKNVTIADGICQSIDIRNSVNFFSILRDCRVIEGFLQIVLIENNTEADFENVTFPELREITGYFLLYRVDGLKTLSKLFPNLEVIRGDILLTDYAFMIYEMKNLQEIGLTSLTRISRGGVRIEKNPALCFTNTLNWSLIVPAGENFIKDNTNERNCPHMKGCSQCPGGYCWTAQHCQLLERSACHEQCLGKCYGPSDSECYVCKHFRHDGRCIESCPPNLFAYLSRRCISKDECQKMNQFRRFSKTDETWRPFNDSCVTQCPDGFEDDIDEKNATTCRICTGQCRKIGNGAIIRHISDAQSFRGITVVKGALEFQIRNGNPNIMNELADAFGLIEEITEYVKITHSFPITSLDFFKKLKVIKGEILDINNASFVVLDNPNLSSLFPSSQNITIERGRLFFHYNPKLCLSKIEQFGKTVNITNFTDLEVQPESNGDKVACNIVNINITIKKRAADYVVLSWDSYKPSEGQQLLNYLLNYIETENKNVIYEANACGNNTWQTVDVGTSSWNSTVSKHITNLKPYTNYAAYVKTFTARNKNSFISPVGQSEIIFFRTKSAIPSVPTNVSTTVISDSEILLKWAPPVYPNGPIGYYMISGTFQPDDEKDLIESRDYCTDTLVSETEKEEIHEVTIKTPLISNPNSCCFKDTNAKLAISKQFEIFCHMNMTISYLSPGWKDYCVFNTYNSPDSKFYDLTNNLSSSQERQKTGINVSSTTTGSNIAINHIDDEVFVYNVTAGNNSYHLKNLRHYSLYIITIAACGVKMDDDMPMCSSIQYANARTKMRPNADDIHNVKVHVSNDTIVEVIWESVKNPNSFTVSHTIEYTNLDVKDAKKSTECIRRTYTGRKERYNNHYIKNLSPGRYSLRIRSTSLAGDGTFTNVIYFSIGLSDHSQIILATLLTLVVLLVAIIVVALLIKNHQKKRTQERLIASVNPPNYITETKYVIDSWEVPRENVEILEELGLGNFGMVYRGYLHGTVQVAIKTISENASQREKNEFLNEASVMKNFSTWHIIKLLGVVSMGNPPFVIMELMENGDLKTYLRRIRDTQMVPDASRIMRMAAEIADGMAYLESKKFVHRDLAARNCMVSKDLVCKIGDFGMARDIYETDYYKIGKKGLLPIRWMAPENLSDGVFTSDSDVWSFGVVLYEILTLAEIPYQGFSNEEVLHHVLRKGVLHIPRNCPETIQKIMEKCFKWRPSERPTFMEIVAELEPFLNQDFCEKSFYHSDEGIEIRSLGIKKVYHNAAPIRFHWGHETARWVKDFEDNVTLLDQMKAGTSRGRIFKNGFQHFALIL; translated from the exons ATGAGGACGAGGAAGTCGTTGCTGCCGATAGTTCTGCTGTGCGTCACGGTGGTGGGCCTGGCGATCTGCCAGGAGAAGAGATGGTCCAAGCCGACCACGAAGCACCGGGATAAAAGCGCCAAGGGCAAGTACGATCCCGATTACGCGGACAAGACGAGGGAGGAGGATTCCGAGGAGTCTTACTACGATCCAAGCTTCGCCACAGGCTACAAACCTGGCTTCCTAGATAAGCTGGCCGCTTATAGAAACAACAGAGCCATCGACAACTCCAg ATCCACGGATGTCGGGTTCAAGAACAATCAGCAGTCTAGTCAGTCGTCGAATCTGCCCAAGCTGCACATGAAATCGAGCGAGGAGGTGGGACGTGAGAAGGGACGGCGATACAAGAACGTGACTATCGCGGACGGCATTTGCCAGAGCATAGATATCAGGAATAGCGTTAACTTCTTCTCGATATTAAGGGATTGCCGCGTTATCGAGGGCTTCCTTCAGATCGTATTGATCGAGAACAATACCGAGGCGGATTTCGAGAACGTCACTTTCCCGGAATTGCGAGAGATCACCGGCTATTTTCTTCTGTATCGCGTGGACGGTCTGAAGACCCTCAGCAAACTTTTCCCGAATCTCGAGGTCATTCGGGGTGACATACTCCTCACGGATTACGCCTTCATGATTTACGAGATGAAGAACTTGCAAGAG ATCGGTCTCACTAGTCTGACGAGGATCTCTCGGGGCGGTGTACGCATTGAGAAGAATCCCGCTCTCTGCTTCACGAATACTTTAAATTGGAGCCTCATCGTGCCAGCCGGCGAGAATTTCATTAAAGACAACACAAATGAACGGAATTGCCCGCACATGAAAG gatGCTCTCAATGTCCTGGCGGTTATTGCTGGACCGCTCAACATTGTCAATTATTGGAGAGGTCAGCATGTCACGAACAATGCCTCGGAAAATGTTACGGTCCCAGCGACAGTGAATGCTACGTGTGTAAACATTTCCGACATGACGGAAGATGCATCGAAAGCTGTCCGCCTAACTT ATTCGCGTATTTGTCAAGACGCTGCATCAGCAAGGACGAATGCCAGAAGATGAACCAGTTCAGAAGATTTTCTAAAACTGATGAAACGTGGCGGCCTTTCAACGATTCTTGCGTCACTCAATGTCCTGACGGTTTCGAGGATGATATCGACGAGAAGAAT GCAACAACCTGTCGGATTTGTACAGGCCAGTGCCGTAAGATCGGAAACGGCGCTATCATACGTCACATTTCGGACGCTCAGAGTTTTCGCGGTATAACGGTGGTTAAAGGCGCCCTAGAGTTTCAAATAAGAAACGGAAATCCGAATATAATGAACGAACTGGCGGACGCGTTTGGTTTAATTGAGGAGATAACAGAATATGTGAAGATAACGCATTCCTTCCCGATCACGTCGTTGGACTTCTTCAAGAAGCTCAAGGTGATCAAGGGTGAAATTTTGGACATTAATAACGCGAGCTTCGTAGTCCTGGACAATCCGAATCTCTCTTCGCTCTTTCCGTCGtctcaaaatataacaatagaaAGAGGCAGACTATTCTTCCATTACAATCCCAAGCTCTGTCTCTCAAAGATAGAGCAATTCGGTAAAACGGTAAACATCACCAATTTCACAGATCTTGAAGTACAACCGGAATCGAATGGTGACAAGGTGGCCTGTaacattgttaatataaatattacgataaaaaagcGAGCCGCAGATTACGTGGTTCTGAGTTGGGACAGCTACAAGCCATCAGAAGGCCAACAGTTGCTTAATTATctactaaattatatagaaaccGAGAACAAGAATGTAATATACGAGGCGAATGCTTGTGGTAATAACACATGGCAGACCGTAGACGTTGGTACATCTAGCTGGAACTCGACCGTTTCGAAGCATATTACGAATTTGAAACCATACACCAACTACGCCGCGTACGTAAAAACATTCACAGCAAGAAACAAGAATTCCTTTATAAGTCCGGTTGGTCAGTCGGAGATTATCTTCTTCCGAACGAAGAGCGCGATACCCTCAGTGCCGACGAATGTGAGCACGACCGTAATAAGTGACAGCGAGATTCTGCTTAAGTGGGCTCCGCCAGTGTATCCAAACGGTCCCATAGGTTATTATATGATCTCCGGTACGTTTCAACCAGATGACGAGAAGGATCTGATCGAGTCCCGGGATTATTGCACTGACACCTTAGTCAGCGAAACCGAGAAGGAAGAGATACACGAAGTGACGATTAAGACTCCGCTTATCTCGAATCCTAATTCCTGCTGCTTTAAAGACACGAACGCGAAGCTTGCGATTTCTAAGCAGTTCGAGATATTCTGCCACATGAATATGACCATCAGTTACTTGTCACCCGGCTGGAAGGATTATTGCGTCTTCAATACGTACAACTCGCCAGATAGTAAATTTTACGATCTGACAAATAATTTGTCCTCCTCgcaagagagacagaaaacGGGAATCAACGTCTCTTCAACCACCACAGGTAGTAATATCGCGATCAATCATATAGATGACGAAGTATTCGTATATAATGTCACTGCTGGAAATAATTCGTATCACTTGAAGAATTTACGTCACTATTCTTTATACATCATCACAATCGCCGCATGTGGCGTGAAGATGGATGACGATATGCCGATGTGTTCGTCTATTCAATACGCGAACGCTCGAACTAAAATGCGACCGAACGCGGATGACATTCATAATGTGAAGGTCCATGTTTCGAACGACACGATAGTCGAAGTCATTTGGGAATCGGTCAAGAATCCGAATTCATTCACAGTCTCCCATACCATTGAGTATACGAATTTAGACGTGAAGGACGCGAAGAAAAGCACCGAATGCATACGTAGAACGTACACCGGTCGTAAGGAGAGATATAACAATCATTATATCAAGAATCTTAGTCCAGGTAGATACAGTCTGAGAATACGCTCTACTTCGCTGGCGGGTGATGGCACCTTCACCAACGTGATTTACTTCTCCATCGGTCTATCGGACCACAGTCAGATAATATTGGCGACGCTGCTGACCCTAGTTGTGTTACTCGTCGCTATAATCGTAGTGGCGCTCCTTATCAAGAATCATCAAAAGAAACGTACGCAGGAGCGATTGATAGCCAGTGTGAATCCTCCAAATTATATTACGGAGACCAAGTACGTCATTGACAGTTGGGAAGTGCCGAGGGAAAACGTTGAGATCCTGGAAGAGCTTGGTTTGGGTAACTTCGGCATGGTATATCGGGGTTATTTGCACGGCACCGTGCAAGTGGCCATCAAGACGATCTCCGAAAACGCCAGTCAGCGGGAGAAGAACGAGTTCCTGAACGAGGCATCGGTCATGAAGAACTTCTCGACGTGGCACATCATCAAACTCTTAGGCGTGGTCTCCATGGGCAATCCGCCGTTCGTCATCATGGAGCTTATGGAGAACGGCGATTTGAAGACGTATCTACGTAGGATACGTGACACCCAAATGGTACCCGATGCGTCCAGGATAATGAGAATGGCAGCGGAGATCGCCGACGGTATGGCCTATCTCGAATCGAAAAAATTTGTCCATCGCGATCTGGCCGCGCGCAACTGCATGGTGTCGAAGGATCTCGTTTGCAAGATCGGTGATTTTGGTATGGCAAGGGACATTTACGAGACCGATTACTACAAGATCGGCAAGAAGGGCTTGCTGCCAATACGCTGGATGGCGCCGGAGAATCTTTCCGACGGTGTGTTTACGTCTGACTCGGATGTGTGGTCTTTCGGCGTCGTTTTGTACGAGATACTTACCCTCGCCGAGATACCATATCAGGGTTTCTCGAACGAGGAGGTGTTACATCATGTGTTGCGCAAGGGCGTGCTACACATACCACGTAACTGTCCAGAGACCATACAGAAGATTATGGAGAAGTGCTTTAAATGGCGGCCAAGTGAACGTCCTACCTTCATGGAGATTGTCGCCGAACTGGAGCCATTTTTGAATCAGGACTTTTGCGAAAAGTCCTTCTACCATTCGGACGAGGGGATCGAGATACGCAGTCTCGGCATCAAAAAGGTCTACCATAATGCCGCGCCGATTCGATTTCACTGGGGTCACGAGACCGCCAGATGGGTGAAGGACTTCGAGGACAATGTGACGCTGCTCGATCAGATGAAGGCGGGCACCAGTCGCGGGCGGATCTTCAAGAATGGTTTCCAGCACTTTG